Within the Tenrec ecaudatus isolate mTenEca1 chromosome 7, mTenEca1.hap1, whole genome shotgun sequence genome, the region CCCCTGCTTCATCCAAAATAAGGCGTTCAAGCATGGAGAGACCATGATGATCTCATGTGGAATGAAGTGCACTTGCAAGAATCGGATACTGATCTGCCAGGACCTCTGCCAGAAAAACATTGACCCCCCCAGCGTTAACTGCCCCTTCCCCAGAAAGGTCAAGCTGCCAGGGAAATGCTGCGCAGAGTGGGTCTGTGAAGAGCCCAAGGAGCTCGAAACAGTTGACACTACTCTGGAAAGTGAGTTGTTGCCCTCTAAATCACTGTTGCGATTGCCCCTGTGTGATGTAGTCCTGTTAGAAATAGCGAACCCACGGGATAAGTCCTAACTTTGCCAAGGGAAGGGGAATGCGATGTTCGCTTTGTAGCTGGATTTTGTGTGCTTTGCCCCCATAGCTTCCCGACTTGAAGGTATGGTTGGTCCAGACCCAGCGATGATGCGACCCAAGTGCCAGGTCCAGACGACAGAGTGGAGCGCCTGTTCCAAGACATGCGGGACTGGTATCTCTTTTCGGACCACTAATGACAATGCCGAGTGCAAGCTGGAAAAGCAGGACCGCTTTTGCATCATGAGGCCTTGCCAAGCTTACTTGGAAAAGGAGATTAAAGTAACTTAATATTCTACTTTTATTCACTAATTTTCCTGAAATGAGAGTGGATAGGACGAAAGTTTAGGTCGCATGCCAACCTTGTTACTAGAGGCCCATTATCTCCCCCAAATATCCAATCATTGAGCGATTTAAAGGGAACGGGTTATTGTGTAATAGGGAGCACCAGCTTCCTGCTACAGAACCATATAATGTTAGTAAATTTTGCCATCCTAAGACAGACTgggtctatttctgaaaaactTGCTAGTGAGACTCAAACTTCCTCCCCTGAAAATAAAAGTGAAAGTAAGACAAAATAAGACTTTCTAGTAATACATTATTGAAACAGGCTACTCTTCATGTAAAATCAttgatttcttttcctttgtctttCTTCAGGAGGGCAACAAGTGCATCCCTAGCAAAAGAATTGATTTTCCTATCAAGTTTCACATATTTGGCTGCACCAGTGTGAAAGCCTACCATATGACAATCTGTGGAGTCTGCACGGATGGCCGGTGTTGTACACCTAACAGAACAACTACCATGGCTGTGGAATTCAGGTGTCCCATAGGTGAGATCACTGAGAAGAGCATGATGTTCATTCAGGACTGCACCTGCCATAACAACTGCCCTGTACGCAGTAACATTTTTGAGTCGCCCCAATAGAGGTAGAAGCGGGAGATACGACTAAAGCCAGAGAGTGACATATTATCTCAGTAGACTGTAACTTGAACTGATCTCAGttctgttcttgttgttgtttggtgcaaaTCTGATTTCATTTAGCACaagttatttaaatttattttttcactGGGAAAGAGAATTCCTTTTTGAATCAAAACATTGTGCTCTGTGGCATTCATACAAATAATCTATCAACTCCAGACACCTGTTTGAAGAAAGTAAAACTTGGCCGTGGCACCTCATTAGCTCACAACATCAtggtattttttggggggaggggggttagggAGCAGTGGAGGCAACAGGAGAAATGAGTTTCATGGGGAACAATGTCATCCTGAAGTGGTAAGCAGATCACTATGTTGGAAACGAAATGGAGAAGGAACACTTGAGCGAGCTTGATGACCTGCCTGCAACTCCAACCGTTGTAAGGATGTGTGTTCTGGGCCATCAAGAGGCTGAGTCACGTCGTTCTCAAAGGCAGTATAGCAGGCTCAGCTTTGACATTCTGATTTCAATGGCAATGTCCAAGAATCAGAATGCTGCCTATTACACTGAATAGTTTGTGCAAGATAGTTTGCCTGTTACAAGCCAGATTTGTTTTAAGTTGTATTGTAGATATTATATAGATTTATATTAATTTGTACAGCTATCTAAATTAATTTAAAGTTTtatgattaaaaaatcattttattggtggcttatacaactcttaccacaatccatacatacattaattgtgtaaggcacatttgtatattcattgccgtcatcattctcaaaacatttcctcgccacttaagcccctggcatcagctcttcattttcccccttcctccacactcccttcatgaacccttgataatttataaattattattttgttatatcttacactgtccaacatctcccttcacccataaagTTGTATGATTTTATTGTGCATGTATTAGAATTTCAAATGACTAACCTCAATTTCTGACCACCATAGGAAGGATATAAAGCTTGTCTGATAATTTAAAGCATGAAATGGATACACACATGGAAACTTGGGTCAGTTAGAGTGACAGTCCCTCAAAATTGGCTATTTACTGAAGTTGAGGCAAGAGTGTCTACAGCAATCTGACATGTGAATGGAAATGTGCTGGCCTCACTTTTAATGAACAATTGGTCTgtattcaaaaagaaaaatggttttATGGATGATCAATTTTTCCAGTGGGAGCATTTGCATCTACTTTGACTATGACTGTTTTCTGATGGTTTCCTGGTTGAAAGCATGACCAAAAGTTTTATGTTTGTACCTTTCttattgaaaataaagaatatgcATTAGCTCTATAGGACTTTTTATTCGCTTCTTCTAGAAACTTCTGGGTCTTCTTGAGTATTAATGAGAAGGTCTTATTTATTTGGTAAGACAATTTACctatggttttctttcttttgtattttaaaaaatttttctttaaagGTGTCTGCTATCATATATGTACTATTAAACTGTTAATTCATTTAAAAGTATCTTTACATAAGCATGCTTGACATTGAATCAAAAGTAAAGGGTTTTCAAACAGTCTTATTGAACAAACTATCATGTGGTTTTTAAgttcataatactttataaagagTTTTAAGTAAATATTATTATTTCAGCCTCCCTAACCCTTATTTGATCTCACATGGCCCTGTTTACAGAACCTTGATTGTAgaatgggttatacattgggctgctaactgcaaagtcagcagttcaaacctatcagctcaTGGGGAGATAAATGAGACTATCTGTTCCCAtgaaagatttagagccttgaaAACTCAcatgggtagttctactctgtcttataagttAGAATCCATTCAATGAAGAATGTTTGGACTTGTTTACATTTAATACCTTTCTAGTTACTGTAGTCATTTTATTTCCAACTGTTCACATTACAGAGCTAGTCTATGTCTCCTGTTGAGTTTGCATGCTCTGTAGCCTAACTGTTCAGTAGTAGAAATGTAAGCTGAAATAGGTATTGAAATGTCACCAACAAATCAGATCAATTTTGTACAATTCCTTTTTTAATTGCTAAGATGGCCAATCAGAATTAAATGATGATATGAGTAGAAAAAAGAGATAAAATCTTTAAGTCATTAGAGCTAATAGAAATTTTCTGAATTAAAATCAGCATTTCCATTTTCCAAAGTCTTTTCtctataaaaaaaaattaagattaaCCTATCTTGCTAAGTTATGTTTGAGGGATAAAGTGAAAATTGTATCTAATGAGATTCGACCTATCCAGACATCTCCTGAAAAGTGAGCTAAAGTGACAAACAAAAGTGATATACCCAAGGGCAACTAGAATTCTAGTTCATTACCAGAACAGAGTAACTGTGAGTCTAGAGAagagacaaaaaaaatcataaacaaaTTAATCTGTCACCAAATAATTAGAAATGTTGTAGTGCTAGTGTCATCTGGTAGACAAAAACACACCAGAAAATAAAGACAAATTTTCCAAACAGTCTCATAAGCCACAAACTAAAGGAAAAATTCTCGTACACAATTGTGAGCATTCCTTATGGTCAAAAACGTCAGAATTCTGGGATATACCCATACACATATACAGCAACACTGTCCATAGCAGCAATCCATCGTCCCAAATaaatgcaagcacacacacacacacacacacacacacacacacagagtactctGCTCAGCTCTCCTTTCATTTTTGTTGATTGAATTCCTCTCTGAAAAGATAAGGATATTATAAGGAAAACTAGCTGTTCTAAAGGAATTTGAAAAATTATATGAAGGTAATAATAGTAAAAGTATAGATTTTGAATCTTCCATATCATCACATTAAAAGAGAGAATAAGAAACTAAATGGCTTTgtgttattttctttcaatttttggaatatgttatttcactccctcctcttcttcgtcatgtctgctgacaggtctgagtatattcttatttgtgtacctttataagtgactattttttttctctagctgctcttatgattttctcctattCCTCATAGTTAGATAATTTAGCTACTATGTCTCTTGGTGGCTTCTTCTTGGTATTTTGTCTGGCTGGTGTTCCtttggcctcctgaatggttgcctgattttcatttattaagctggagaagttttcctctaagaatttctTTGCCCTTttcacttctttgttgtgtcttattctggtagtccaattattctaatattattcctcttcgtagcatcagacatggctctcaggtttcttcagcttctctgattgtcgtATTTGACTGCTCTTCCCATTTGTTGGAATCTGCGTTGTTATCCTTTAGGTCACTGGTgtaattctctgcctcctcatggCTGTTGGAAAATTCTGTTAATTTGCTACTGAATTTTGATATTTCATCTCTTAGGTCTTGCATTTCTCTTTCCTGCtttgtctttatctcctctatcatttaattatttttctgtattgtttccctcatatcctgtatgactccaagtatcagtctgaagatttctttctggggCAGGTCAATGTCTCCTTCTTCTACGTatgtcattaggttcatgacttcttctggcattggcttctgtttctcctgatttttcattGAAGCTTTTAGGGCTGGTTGctttttatgtgttgttttagaggagtctgGTGCCATCTTCCAGAattgaagagcactgggctctctcttggggaacTCAtgtgaatgcttctttgaactaccTGCAGGTGGCTGTACTGGGGGATCAGACTACTGCTGTATCTtcctgtgatttcattcttaCCCTAGTCAAACAATATTTCATTATTTGGACTGTGAGTTGGATATTCGTCTCACGGGATACTGGTCATGTGGTAGTGGGCCAAGAATGGCATTTCACTGGCTGAATTCCCAGGAAGCTCTAGTGGTGTGTCTCATGGGGCTTGTAGCTCTTTGAGTGCTGTGTGGTGCTTCCCTCTGCAACTAGAGTGAaaccataggccagtgggtgtagcCTCCTTGGTGTATAATGAATGACACAATTACCCTAGTCGGAGAGATCACTGTGGAGGTCAGGCAGATGTTTCTGCAGTTGCAAGGAGCACCACAAATAACTGGAAGCAGTTTCCCCAGTCACTTTTAGGGCCTTGGGGTATAGGCTGCAGGTCCCCCAGCAATGTGACAGGTAGATCACCCAGCCACTTGCAGTGTAGTGGAGGTCAGAAGTGATTTCCCAGCTACAGTTAAAGCCAACAGTTGGTGGGAGCCCTCCAACTTGGCTGTCAGAGTTGCCCTCGGCAGAGGGTAGTGGCCTGGAGGTCAGTGGCCTGGAGGCCAGTAGTGTCttctgaaaggaaagagagggagaatagaagaaaaagagagaatggataaaacaaaaacaagagcaaaaacagaaaacaaactaacacacacaaaggaaagacaaaataacaaaaacaaagagtcaaaaaaagcaagcaacaaaaagaaaaactgaatctGCTCAGACTGTCGTAGGAAAGAGAGCAGTtagaagaagagggaaaaaaagaagaaaagaaagggaaaaatagataaagagatagctgagctCCATGCTGTGATGTGTGCCTCATGTCGAGTGCAGCATTGCCACAATAGGCAGACTGgagctctccccactgggtggcAGAGTTGCCTTAGGCAGTGGGTCTCGAGCTGGAAGCcaccagtggcatgtgaaaggaaagagagggagaggagagaaactgaaaaacaagaagaaagagagagagagagagagagagagagagagagagagagagagagagagagagagagaagaaagaaaaagaaagagaaagggggaaaacacAACTGTGTTCGCTAAGACTGtggtggaaacaaagaaaagaatgagAGGAGGAAACAATAAagagtaaagagatagctgatctctGATAACCTGAACATGGGGCCAGAGGAGTTTAAACCCTGTCCCAAGGTggtaggttggtgtgcccttttggtACAGGGTCCCACCCATGCTGGGTGGAATTGCCCTAGTCAACAAGCTCACCATAGATGCCAAATGGACAGTCTTCCTCTGCTGCATGGAGCACTATAGAGGGCTGgctcaggtgccttgtgtggtgtgcatGCTCCaagggagggcaggctggagttccccctgctgcTTGAGTTCCCCCTGCTGTTTGCGTTGCCATAGGTGGAGGATAGTGGCCCAGAAGCGATCAGTGGCAAATGAAAGGAAAGAGATGGAGAAAAGAGGAAAAGCAGTGGGGGGAG harbors:
- the LOC142453322 gene encoding CCN family member 2-like, whose protein sequence is MGSVLFLVFQLALCSCVIKVIPVLATAAGGLTAGKEAGWSLGAGHIPAQTASRQNCNGPCHCNFTANFSCPAGVSVLRDGCNCCLMCAKQLGEACEKPDRCDFHKRLYCDLGTPPNRTTGVCKSRRAAPCFIQNKAFKHGETMMISCGMKCTCKNRILICQDLCQKNIDPPSVNCPFPRKVKLPGKCCAEWVCEEPKELETVDTTLETSRLEGMVGPDPAMMRPKCQVQTTEWSACSKTCGTGISFRTTNDNAECKLEKQDRFCIMRPCQAYLEKEIKEGNKCIPSKRIDFPIKFHIFGCTSVKAYHMTICGVCTDGRCCTPNRTTTMAVEFRCPIGEITEKSMMFIQDCTCHNNCPVRSNIFESPQ